The following proteins are encoded in a genomic region of Gimesia algae:
- a CDS encoding alpha-amylase/4-alpha-glucanotransferase domain-containing protein: MGCRLRLVLVIHNHQPVGNFEGVFEESYQNSYQPFLDGLSEYPDIPFSLHTSGSLMEWLVDAHPEYIDRVRGLAESGQVEILGGPFYEPILAGIPRCDRIGQITAYSDYLKKLFGTPVRGMWVPERVWEQSFVSDLVDAGMEFTLLDDSHFSAAGVRAEKMHGYYLSEDEGRLLKIFPDNETLRYQIPFTDPVQTIHYLKEIADHHPHSVVVFGDDGEKFGAWPGTFDHVYRDGWLKKFLDLLRQNSDWLKVTTLSESVDTVSPLGSCYLPDASYREMNEWALSSERQLELAELKEKFAETEGFDRLKPYLRGGFWRNFRVKYAELNEMYTRMLQVSNRLQSLEETGVDAEDLPTLHEARTELYRAQCNCPYWHGAFGGLYLPHLRNAIYKHLISADTLLEKITHRDASWLEVEVADFNLDARKEVRLASNRLVAYLAPAQGGHLYELDVRGAKHNLLATLDRRPEPYHDIIRQAAIEQKEGAENGEDIGKIHNAVRFKQPGLEKKLQYDHTPRKSLVDHFFQPGVDLETVIQGGGEVGDFVHGVYLSSLKRTDEDCEVRMIRKGYVGPYEIELTKTVCLTKNASGSLEIHYELSHLPAEVPLNFGVEFNFAGMAAGASDRYYYNHLGKQLGQLESKLDLEKTDRIGLVDEWLGLDAALDLSSPASIWTFPIETISQSEGGYELVHQSSVVIPHWEFVADENGRWSVTITLSMDTSVAQAKALSEAAASGA; the protein is encoded by the coding sequence ATGGGCTGTCGACTTCGGCTTGTTTTGGTCATTCACAACCATCAGCCCGTTGGGAATTTTGAAGGCGTTTTTGAAGAATCCTATCAAAACAGCTATCAACCATTTCTCGACGGCTTATCAGAATACCCGGATATCCCGTTTTCTCTGCATACCTCAGGCAGCCTGATGGAATGGCTCGTCGACGCGCATCCGGAGTACATTGATCGCGTTCGCGGCCTGGCGGAATCCGGGCAGGTCGAGATCCTGGGAGGGCCTTTTTACGAGCCGATTCTGGCAGGCATTCCCCGTTGTGACCGCATCGGACAGATTACCGCCTATTCCGACTATCTGAAAAAACTGTTTGGCACCCCGGTCCGCGGAATGTGGGTGCCTGAACGGGTCTGGGAACAATCGTTTGTTTCTGATCTGGTCGATGCTGGCATGGAATTCACCCTGCTGGACGATTCCCACTTCAGTGCCGCCGGCGTTCGCGCAGAAAAAATGCATGGCTACTATCTCTCAGAAGACGAAGGTCGACTGCTCAAGATTTTCCCGGATAATGAAACGCTCCGCTACCAGATTCCCTTTACCGATCCCGTACAAACAATTCATTACCTGAAAGAGATTGCCGACCATCATCCGCATTCAGTCGTTGTCTTTGGTGATGACGGCGAAAAGTTTGGCGCCTGGCCGGGCACCTTCGACCATGTTTACCGCGATGGCTGGCTGAAAAAGTTCCTGGACCTCCTGCGCCAGAACAGTGACTGGTTAAAAGTAACGACCCTTTCTGAATCAGTCGATACGGTCTCCCCGCTGGGCAGCTGCTATCTGCCTGACGCCAGTTATCGTGAAATGAATGAGTGGGCGCTCTCTTCAGAACGACAGCTGGAGCTGGCCGAACTCAAAGAAAAATTTGCAGAGACCGAAGGCTTTGATCGGCTCAAACCTTATTTGCGAGGCGGGTTCTGGCGGAACTTCCGTGTGAAATATGCCGAGCTGAATGAAATGTATACCCGGATGTTACAGGTCAGTAACCGTCTGCAGAGCCTGGAAGAGACCGGCGTCGATGCAGAAGACCTGCCCACGCTGCACGAAGCCCGCACCGAGCTATACCGCGCGCAATGCAACTGCCCTTACTGGCATGGTGCCTTCGGTGGCCTGTATCTGCCTCATCTGCGGAATGCGATTTACAAACATCTGATTTCCGCGGACACGCTGCTGGAGAAAATTACGCACCGTGATGCCAGCTGGCTGGAAGTGGAAGTGGCTGACTTTAATCTGGATGCCCGAAAAGAAGTCAGACTGGCCAGTAATCGACTGGTAGCTTATCTCGCTCCAGCGCAAGGCGGACATCTGTATGAACTGGATGTGCGGGGCGCGAAACATAATTTACTGGCGACCCTCGATCGACGTCCTGAGCCCTATCACGATATCATTCGCCAGGCGGCCATCGAACAGAAAGAAGGTGCAGAGAACGGAGAGGATATCGGCAAAATTCATAATGCCGTCCGTTTCAAACAACCCGGCCTTGAGAAAAAACTGCAGTACGATCATACCCCCCGCAAATCACTGGTGGATCACTTCTTCCAGCCGGGCGTCGATCTGGAAACGGTCATTCAGGGCGGCGGAGAAGTCGGCGATTTTGTGCATGGCGTTTATCTCAGCTCGCTCAAGCGAACCGATGAAGACTGCGAAGTGCGTATGATTCGCAAAGGGTATGTTGGTCCTTACGAAATTGAACTCACCAAAACGGTTTGCCTGACGAAGAACGCCTCGGGTTCGCTGGAAATTCATTACGAACTCTCACATCTGCCCGCTGAAGTTCCACTGAATTTTGGCGTCGAGTTTAACTTTGCCGGTATGGCCGCCGGTGCCAGTGACCGCTACTACTACAATCATCTGGGTAAACAACTGGGGCAGCTCGAATCAAAACTGGATCTGGAAAAAACCGATCGCATCGGACTCGTCGATGAATGGCTCGGACTGGATGCGGCCCTGGATCTTTCCTCACCAGCCAGTATCTGGACGTTTCCGATTGAAACCATCAGCCAGTCGGAAGGCGGGTACGAACTCGTGCATCAGAGCTCGGTCGTGATCCCACACTGGGAGTTCGTCGCTGACGAAAATGGACGCTGGTCCGTCACCATCACACTTTCGATGGATACCTCGGTAGCCCAGGCTAAAGCCCTGAGTGAAGCAGCCGCTTCCGGAGCATAA